The Kwoniella dendrophila CBS 6074 chromosome 1, complete sequence genome contains a region encoding:
- a CDS encoding signal peptidase I, with amino-acid sequence MLPTLSQHGDCVLVSPLPYWSPFNESHKHNNRPKRGDVVVATSPMDSKQTVCKRILGIEGDLIEIEPRRGGQRKWIDNSGIGFMVDIPQDVDLEFSESDKDKHILPENLTKPRRNGEGQYIKIPKGHVWLVGDNLSNSTDSRKYGPVPVAMVKGKVLARIWPNPTWIENNVKEID; translated from the exons ATGTTACCAACCTTATCACAACATGGAGATTGTGTTTtagtttcacctttaccatatTGGTCACCTTTTAATGAAAGTCACAAACATAATAATAGACCTAAAAGGGGTGATGTAGTTGTAGCGACATCACCAATGGATTCAAAACAAACAGTATGTAAAAGAATTTtaggtattgaaggtgatttaattgaaattGAACCTAGAAGAGGTGGACAAAGAAAATGGATTGATAATTCTGGTATAGGATTTATGGTTGATATTCCACaagatgttgatttagaATTTTCTGAaagtgataaagataaacatattttacctgaaaatttaACTAaaccaagaagaaatggtGAAGGTCAATATATAAAAATTCCAAAAGGTCACGTTTGGTTAGTAGGTGATAATTTAAGTAATTCAACAGATTCAAGAAAATATGGTCCTGTACCTGTAGCTATGgttaaaggtaaagtctTAGCTAGA ATATGGCCAAATCCCACATGGATAGAGAATAATGTCAAGGAAATAGATTAG